In one Serinus canaria isolate serCan28SL12 chromosome 2, serCan2020, whole genome shotgun sequence genomic region, the following are encoded:
- the TRHR gene encoding thyrotropin-releasing hormone receptor gives MENGTGDEQNQTGLPLSSQEVITAEYQVVTILLVLLICGLGIVGNVMVVLVVLRTKHMRTPTNCYLVSLAVADLMVLVAAGLPNITESLYRSWVYGYVGCLCITYLQYLGINASSFSIAAFTIERYIAICHPIKAQFLCTFSRAKKIIVFVWAFTSIYCMLWFFLLDLNTVAYKETTVVSCGYRVSRSYYSPIYMMDFGIFYVVPMVLATVLYGLIARILFLNPIPSDPKENSRTWRNDVAHQSKPVNSKMTNRSFNSTIASRRQVTKMLAVVVILFAFLWMPYRTLVVVNSFLSRPFQENWFLLFCRICIYLNSAINPVIYNLMSQKFRAAFRKLCNYQQKQEKKPASHSMALNYNVIKDSDHFSTELEDITNTYLSSAKLSIGDTCLSSKVIVNTCLRPILF, from the exons ATGGAGAATGGCACAGGAGACGAGCAAAACCAGACTGGGCTGCCACTATCGAGCCAGGAGGTCATTACAGCTGAATACCAAGTGGTTACCATCCTCTTGGTCCTCCTCATCTGCGGGCTGGGCATCGTGGGCAACGTCATGGTGGTTTTGGTGGTGCTCAGAACCAAGCACATGAGAACTCCCACTAACTGCTATCTGGTGAGTCTGGCCGTGGCAGATCTCATGGTGCTTGTGGCTGCAGGACTGCCCAATATCACAGAGAGCCTGTACAGATCCTGGGTGTACGGCTACGTCGGGTGCCTCTGCATCACTTACCTCCAGTACCTGGGAATCAACGCTTCTTCTTTCTCCATCGCTGCCTTCACCATTGAGAGGTACATAGCCATCTGCCACCCAATCAAAGCTCAGTTCCTGTGCACTTTCTCAAGAGCCAAAAAGAtcattgtttttgtttgggctTTCACCTCCATATACTGTATGCTCTGGTTTTTCTTGCTGGACCTTAACACAGTAGCCTACAAAGAGACCACTGTTGTGTCCTGTGGCTACAGGGTCTCCAGGAGCTATTACTCTCCTATCTACATGATGGACTTTGGTATATTTTATGTTGTGCCAATGGTATTGGCGACTGTGCTCTATGGCCTGATTGCAAGAATACTGTTCCTGAACCCCATCCCTTCAGACCCAAAAGAAAACTCTAGGACCTGGAGGAATGATGTGGCTCACCAAAGCAAGCCTGTGAATTCCAAGATGACTAACAGGAGTTTCAATAGCACTATTGCTTCTCGAAGGCAG GTTACCAAGATGCTGGCCGTGGTTGTGATCCTATTTGCATTCCTGTGGATGCCCTACCGCACCCTGGTTGTTGTCAATTCCTTTCTTTCCAGGCCCTTCCAGGAAAACTGGTTCCTGCTATTTTGCAgaatctgtatttatttaaatagtgCCATCAATCCTGTAATTTACAATCTCATGTCCCAGAAATTCAGAGCAGCCTTCAGGAAACTGTGCAACTACCAGCAGAAACAGGAGAAGAAACCTGCCAGTCACAGCATGGCCCTAAATTATAATGTCATCAAGGATTCTGATCATTTCAGCACTGAGCTGGAAGATATTACCAATACCTACCTGTCCTCTGCAAAACTGTCCATTGGTGATACGTGTTTGTCATCCAAGGTAATAGTTAATACAT GCCTGAGGCCCATCTTGTTCTGA